The following proteins are co-located in the Nitrospira sp. genome:
- a CDS encoding multicopper oxidase domain-containing protein, protein MLTRRKLLTSAAVIGAGLALDGGAAPRLFAASAKPRLNAAKLAKFVDPLPIPSVLTPDTTLYPGTDYYTISMTQFRHSLHRDLPPTPLWGYNGQYPGPTIEARSTLPHNTAAPGKPVKILYTSALPSKHLLPVDTTLHCGPGTSACSPLVRTVVHLHGGHVGPDSDGDPEAWFTPGFAQNGPAFLPAPFLYPNDQEAATLWYHDHALGITRLNVYAGLAGLYVIRDDQEDRLNLPKGPYEIPLLIQDRRFHADGTLDYATGAEPPEPLEPAPSIVPEFFGDTILVNGKVWPYLQVEPRKYRFRIVNGSNSRFYDLGLSSEQPFHQIGTDGGLLNEPVTVSHLVVGPGERADVILDFSGRTGQTITLRNTARSPFPKGETPDPLTVGQIMQFRVTKPLAGPDTSALPDVLRPWRPIMPLTASAPARALVLVEETDPLGRLRPQLGTAANGPLMWDDPVTERPELNSTEIWTIINATEDAHPVHLHLVQFQILSRQRFQAHQFVPGRPETLAVIGQPAGPEANERGWKDTVRAYPGEVTRIIAKFDKPGRYVWHCHILEHEDHEMMRPFVVEP, encoded by the coding sequence ATGCTGACCCGGCGAAAACTCCTCACCTCTGCGGCCGTCATCGGCGCCGGACTGGCGCTCGACGGCGGCGCCGCGCCACGGCTGTTCGCCGCATCCGCGAAACCCCGGCTCAACGCGGCGAAGCTCGCGAAGTTCGTCGATCCTCTGCCGATTCCATCCGTGCTGACGCCCGACACGACGCTGTACCCCGGCACCGACTACTACACGATCTCCATGACGCAGTTTCGCCACTCGCTGCACCGCGATCTCCCGCCAACCCCCCTGTGGGGCTACAACGGACAGTACCCGGGCCCCACGATCGAGGCCCGTTCCACGCTGCCCCACAATACGGCCGCGCCGGGCAAGCCGGTCAAAATCCTCTATACCAGCGCCCTGCCCTCCAAACACCTACTGCCGGTCGATACCACACTGCACTGCGGACCCGGCACGTCGGCCTGCTCGCCGCTCGTGCGCACGGTCGTCCACCTGCACGGCGGACACGTCGGCCCTGACAGCGACGGCGATCCGGAAGCCTGGTTCACGCCTGGATTCGCGCAAAACGGACCGGCCTTCCTCCCCGCCCCATTTCTGTACCCGAACGATCAAGAGGCGGCGACACTCTGGTATCACGATCATGCGCTCGGAATTACCCGCTTGAACGTCTACGCCGGGCTGGCCGGGCTCTACGTTATTCGCGACGATCAGGAGGACCGCCTCAATCTCCCGAAAGGGCCGTATGAAATTCCGCTGCTGATCCAGGACCGGCGGTTTCATGCCGATGGCACGCTGGATTACGCCACGGGGGCCGAACCGCCGGAACCGCTGGAGCCCGCGCCGTCCATCGTGCCGGAATTCTTCGGCGACACGATTCTGGTCAATGGCAAGGTGTGGCCCTACCTTCAGGTGGAACCCAGGAAATACCGGTTCCGGATCGTGAACGGATCCAATTCACGCTTCTACGATTTGGGCTTGTCCTCGGAGCAGCCGTTTCACCAGATCGGCACGGACGGCGGGCTATTGAACGAACCGGTGACCGTCTCGCACCTGGTCGTCGGCCCCGGCGAGCGCGCCGACGTGATCCTCGATTTTTCCGGCCGCACCGGCCAGACAATCACGCTGCGCAACACCGCCCGCTCCCCATTCCCCAAAGGCGAGACGCCCGACCCATTGACGGTCGGCCAGATCATGCAATTTCGCGTCACAAAACCGCTGGCCGGTCCCGACACGAGCGCGCTGCCCGATGTCCTGCGCCCCTGGCGCCCGATCATGCCATTGACGGCGTCCGCACCGGCGCGGGCCTTGGTCTTGGTCGAGGAGACGGATCCGCTGGGACGGCTGCGGCCGCAACTGGGCACGGCGGCCAACGGGCCCTTGATGTGGGACGATCCGGTCACGGAACGGCCCGAGCTCAACTCGACGGAAATCTGGACGATCATCAACGCCACGGAAGACGCCCATCCCGTCCATCTTCACCTGGTGCAGTTTCAGATTCTCAGCCGCCAGCGATTTCAGGCGCATCAGTTCGTGCCGGGACGGCCGGAGACGCTGGCAGTGATCGGGCAACCGGCCGGCCCGGAAGCGAATGAAAGAGGATGGAAAGACACCGTGCGGGCCTACCCCGGAGAAGTGACGCGGATCATCGCCAAGTTCGATAAACCGGGCCGCTATGTGTGGCACTGCCATATCCTGGAACATGAGGACCACGAAATGATGCGGCCATTCGTCGTGGAGCCGTAA
- a CDS encoding BrnT family toxin: MFTWDLSQAKANVEKHGVPFEEAATAFCDANGLDWDELSEESRERRFKRLGLTANKWLVLVLYTIRRTEHDQETVRIISARHASEREGRAYLRFAP; encoded by the coding sequence GTGTTTACCTGGGATCTTTCGCAGGCCAAAGCCAACGTCGAGAAGCACGGCGTCCCGTTCGAGGAGGCGGCCACTGCCTTTTGCGATGCCAACGGGCTCGACTGGGACGAGCTGTCGGAGGAGTCCCGTGAACGCCGGTTCAAGCGGCTGGGCCTCACGGCCAACAAATGGCTCGTGCTCGTCTTGTATACGATCAGGAGAACAGAACATGATCAGGAAACGGTTCGGATCATCAGCGCGCGGCACGCGAGCGAGCGGGAAGGCCGAGCCTACCTCCGCTTCGCGCCCTGA